The proteins below are encoded in one region of Silene latifolia isolate original U9 population chromosome 2, ASM4854445v1, whole genome shotgun sequence:
- the LOC141640760 gene encoding uncharacterized protein LOC141640760 encodes MNFDDPNFLRDLQRALKKLQEHDPKWQPRRERVIDEFKMSELPEFTGSTDPESYLEWERQIDRMFDFKRLDDEQSCKYAILKLRNGASLWYESLKTRRVRAGKPKITSWHVLKLKLRKRYVPATHRLTTYRKITDLAQGRLSVLEYINEFENLALMGDLVEDEDIRMARFLRGLNRNIAHVVELR; translated from the coding sequence ATGAACTTCGACGATCCAAACTTTCTCAGGGATCTTCAAAGAGCCTTAAAGAAATTGCAAGAACACGATCCCAAATGGCAGCCAAGACGTGAACGAGTCATTGACGAGTTCAAAATgagtgaactacccgagttcacAGGAAGCACGGATCCCGAGTCTTACCTTGAATGGGAAAGACAAATAGATCGGATGTTTGATTTTAAGAGACTTGATGATGAACAGAGCTGCAAGTACGCCATTTTGAAATTAAGAAATGGGGCTTCATTATGGTATGAAAGCCTTAAGACCAGAAGAGTTCGAGCCGGAAAACCAAAGATAACGTCGTGGCACGTGCTTAAACTAAAGTTACGGAAAAGATATGTCCCCGCAACGCATAGGCTCACGACCTATCGTAAGATCACCGATCTTGCCCAAGGAAGGCTGAGTGTCCTAGAGTACATCAACGAATTTGAGAATCTGGCCTTAATGGGAGACTTGGTGGAAGATGAGGACATAAGGATGGCACGATTCCTACGAGGTCTAAACCGCAACATCGCCCATGTTGTCGAGTTACGCTGA